The sequence TCCATTTCTTGTGAAACAAGTAATCTAATTAGGTCATAATTTTACTTCAGGTTCTTTGTGATTGCCATGGCCTTAGTAGGAGGATATCTCGTTCTGTCTCTTCCAATATCCGTCGTTACAATTCTTCGCCCTCTTGCTACTGCCCCAAGACTCCTCTTGCTTGTTCTTGACACTGTAATATACTCAAAACTCTTCAAATTACATTACGTTTCTTTCTTAAGTGATAGTTTTACAAAAACTTTGGTATTaagtaaaaatgtaaaataataataaatcgtgTTGGGAACAGGGGGTTCTGGCGTTGAACATGGCGGCTGCCTCATCTGCGGCAGCAATATCGTATCTAGCACACAGTGGAAACCAGAACACGAACTGGCTCCCCATTTGCCAACAGTTTGGAGACTTCTGTCAGAAATCCAGCGGAGCTGTTGTCTCCGCCTTTGTCTCCGtagtcttcttcatcatcctcgtTGTCATCTCCGGCGTCGCTCTGAAAAGACACTAATCAAAAACCTACATAAAGTACATGTCTGTTCATCATTATTGTAAAATTGAAATCATTTGTGTAAATTACTCATCATGCCTCGTGTTGTATTAATCTTTctaaaaggaaaaatgaaagtgtgcttgttttttctttaacacaaaattgaaatatatatatcagtttctAAGATAAAAAGGCCTATAACACAAAGTAGAACTAGACACACCAGCAGCAGAAAGCACGATTAATTCGTGTCTCCAGTGTCAATTGCTATGAACTAACAGATTCCACCTGTAGCGTCAAATCCTTTACTCCTGCATCTTCTAACAAACGTGAGATTTGTAATTTAGTATTTGTCCTGTCTGAATCCGCTGATACAAGGAGATGGAGAGTAGCTACGACTTCTGCGTTCGTGAAACTCCATACATGCAGCCTCTGAATATTGCAAACACCTTTAGTCTTAAGTATGTTCCTCATAGCTTCTTTCAGGTTATGCCTGTGAGCTCTAGGGACTCTTTGCAGTAGAATCTCTGCAGAGTTTCGGAGCAATGGAATGACGGAAGCGATGATGAGGATGGAAATGAAGATAGAACTGGCTGGATCAGCAACTAACCAGCCCTTGTACTTGATCAAGAGTGTCGATATCACAACTCCAACACTCCCCATTGTGTCTGCCAAAACATGAAGAAAGATTCCTTCCATGTTGTGGTCAATGTGGCGATGCTCCGTCTTTTCGCCTTTCCCATGTTTGTGATCAGCATGATGCTCATGGTCGTGACTGTGGTTGCACTCCTCGTGTTTATGGCTAtgggaatgatgatgatggtcacGCTCATGATGTTCCTCAAGTTTATGGCTATCAGAATGCTGATGATGGACATGTTCATGATGTTCTTTATGTTTATGGCTATGAGAATGCTGACGTTGATGGCCGTGCTCATGATGCTCCTCATGTTTATGGCTATGGGAATGCTGAGGATGATGGTCGTGCTCATGATGCTCCTCATGTTTATGGCTATGGGAATGCTGAGAATGATGGTCGTGCTCATGATGCTCCTCATGTTTATGGCTAGGGGATTGGTGTGAGTGAGAATGTGCGCAACCAGATCCACCATGAGCATGATGATGTTCCTCGTGGAAAAAGATCAACCCGACAACATTCACGAGAAGCCCTCCAACTGAAACAACCAAAAGACTATTTGTAGAAATCTCCTGAGGATCCAAGATTCTCTCAATCGACTCGAGCACAATCAAAGCCCCAACAAGAACAAGGAAAACCGCGTTAACATAACCAGAAAGCACTTCAAATCTACCTCGGCCATAGTTGTACTGATGGTTTGCAGGAAGACGGGAGATATAAGATGCATACAGCCCAACAGCCAAAGCAGCACAATCAAACAACATATGACAAGCGTCTGAGATCAATCCAAGACTGTTACTCATAAACCCAGCCACAAACTCAACAACCATATACGCCGTattgatcaaaagaaacaacgCAATCTTCCTCGATTTCTTCTCGCTCAAAATGTGACGTATAGGCTTCATAAACGTAGTGGAAAAAGACTCAGGTGATCCCATCCCAATCTCTTGGTACTCT comes from Camelina sativa cultivar DH55 chromosome 19, Cs, whole genome shotgun sequence and encodes:
- the LOC104764913 gene encoding casparian strip membrane protein 2 is translated as MKHEATIIDVPAESSSAMKGKAPLIGVARDHTATGSGGYKRGLAIFDFLLRLAAIVAALAAAATMGTSDETLPFFTQFLQFEASYDDLPTFQFFVIAMALVGGYLVLSLPISVVTILRPLATAPRLLLLVLDTGVLALNMAAASSAAAISYLAHSGNQNTNWLPICQQFGDFCQKSSGAVVSAFVSVVFFIILVVISGVALKRH
- the LOC104764911 gene encoding zinc transporter 5-like; its protein translation is MADHHHQQHRPNRLSVPTPTMGRTYPSFPYTPTPTHSKARLSSSSFTSRSIHSSNNNTRSSLSFLFLILFSLRSLYSLLPFLRSSPSFSLFPFSFLVSLLSFLFSLSFSFFSPSPSSKKDPFFLRHQNRSFLSISSLSSSQFKLLLAKSFLLAFVFLLRFQALRYCSAAAMILAELSGTVSARALSSDNGGIGTRSSKVRGFCVLFAGLLLLSISWDRVDCFPFSSSVQSWGFWIYPKENCLRIWPLLLPFLSGFLACYEKVSTNWVEIKQLDQKRVRLLSLFLTTLLLFPLAIWSFFFSVSGDDGVSIGNLGWPLANTVVFGVLLSESYNDDKFSSSKKKDSEREFLVTFLCTIVLELFYFPELSLWGLLLCGLLLYVAVRELDSVNPEYQEIGMGSPESFSTTFMKPIRHILSEKKSRKIALFLLINTAYMVVEFVAGFMSNSLGLISDACHMLFDCAALAVGLYASYISRLPANHQYNYGRGRFEVLSGYVNAVFLVLVGALIVLESIERILDPQEISTNSLLVVSVGGLLVNVVGLIFFHEEHHHAHGGSGCAHSHSHQSPSHKHEEHHEHDHHSQHSHSHKHEEHHEHDHHPQHSHSHKHEEHHEHGHQRQHSHSHKHKEHHEHVHHQHSDSHKLEEHHERDHHHHSHSHKHEECNHSHDHEHHADHKHGKGEKTEHRHIDHNMEGIFLHVLADTMGSVGVVISTLLIKYKGWLVADPASSIFISILIIASVIPLLRNSAEILLQRVPRAHRHNLKEAMRNILKTKGVCNIQRLHVWSFTNAEVVATLHLLVSADSDRTNTKLQISRLLEDAGVKDLTLQVESVSS